One part of the candidate division WOR-3 bacterium genome encodes these proteins:
- a CDS encoding glycosyltransferase family 4 protein: MRMLVVNWRCPRNPLAGGAEVYFQEVFSRLVCRGHQVTLLSERFAGSEPEEVIEGIRVIRAGGKFTFNFTAGRQVGRLAESLGADIVIDDLNKIPFYSPWHTKRPVLAILMHLFRGSIFRETLPPMAAYVWAAETMIPLAYKRCRFAVLSESSKQDTVRVGIDPDRIAVIPPGTDFDRFSPDGSVPREPLVLHVGRLKRYKATDHLLQAARLLEDRGVKSTTVVVGDGDDRPRLEALAAKLGLGAKVRFTGFVPEAEKVNWYRRATALAENSVKEGWGLIVMEANACGTPVVVADSPGLRDSSRDGVNGLVYKYGDVPALAERLERLLSDHALVNRLGQQAIAWARQWTWDGAADAMEKAAETAIAAPR; this comes from the coding sequence ATGAGAATGCTGGTTGTGAACTGGCGCTGCCCCAGGAACCCGCTGGCCGGCGGCGCCGAGGTCTACTTCCAGGAGGTCTTCTCGCGCCTGGTCTGTCGCGGCCACCAGGTGACCCTGCTCAGCGAGCGGTTCGCGGGGTCGGAGCCCGAGGAGGTGATCGAAGGTATTCGAGTCATCCGCGCGGGCGGCAAGTTCACGTTCAACTTCACGGCGGGACGACAGGTGGGACGGCTGGCCGAATCGCTGGGCGCCGACATCGTCATCGACGACCTGAACAAAATCCCGTTCTACTCCCCCTGGCATACGAAGCGACCGGTTCTTGCCATCCTGATGCATCTTTTCCGAGGCAGCATCTTCCGCGAGACCCTGCCGCCGATGGCGGCGTACGTATGGGCGGCCGAAACCATGATTCCGCTCGCGTACAAGCGATGTCGATTCGCCGTGCTTTCCGAGAGTTCCAAGCAGGACACGGTAAGAGTCGGCATCGACCCGGACCGGATAGCCGTGATTCCTCCCGGGACCGACTTCGATCGGTTCAGCCCCGATGGCTCTGTGCCGCGCGAGCCGCTGGTGCTGCACGTAGGTCGGCTCAAACGATACAAGGCGACCGATCACCTGCTGCAGGCGGCGAGGTTGCTCGAAGATCGGGGCGTGAAGTCCACGACCGTGGTCGTCGGCGACGGCGACGACAGGCCGAGGCTAGAGGCGCTGGCGGCGAAGCTCGGACTGGGCGCCAAGGTCCGGTTCACCGGGTTCGTGCCCGAAGCGGAGAAGGTGAACTGGTATCGACGGGCCACGGCATTGGCCGAGAACTCGGTCAAAGAAGGCTGGGGACTGATCGTGATGGAGGCGAACGCCTGCGGGACGCCGGTGGTTGTTGCGGACTCGCCCGGCCTCCGCGATTCATCAAGGGACGGCGTGAATGGCCTGGTGTACAAGTACGGTGACGTCCCGGCGCTGGCCGAGAGGCTGGAGAGGTTGCTGTCCGACCACGCGTTAGTCAACCGGCTCGGGCAGCAGGCGATCGCATGGGCGAGGCAGTGGACATGGGACGGTGCTGCAGACGCCATGGAGAAAGCAGCCGAGACGGCAATCGCGGCACCGAGGTAG